One region of Qipengyuania sp. SS22 genomic DNA includes:
- a CDS encoding copper resistance protein B, with the protein MIRVALLAGSMLAAAPLAAQDHSAQEDKPATQPETDHCASGHMPPEQCPTKEEPRTAPEPEMDHCAMGPLPPEKCSPTGGPETVPEMDDGMVDRDHGSHGGMTDKSVPGAAPEEAVPARAFDGPIHAADAIWGKEAMEPSREQLARENGGMITGMILIERLEARIATDGGEDGYLWDAQSWYGGDINRFVLKTEGESEFGGGLEDAEIQALYSRAIGPFFDLQAGVRFDPEPDSRTYLVVGFQGLAPYMFHVDGALFLSDRGDLTARAEAEYDQKITQRLILQPRIETEFAAQDIPEREIGAGITKVEPGIRLRYEIVPEFAPYVGIEYEAKLGETADIARNGGKDPDGLKTVIGLRAWF; encoded by the coding sequence ATGATCCGCGTCGCACTGCTTGCCGGATCGATGCTCGCCGCTGCTCCGCTCGCCGCGCAGGATCACTCGGCGCAGGAGGACAAGCCTGCCACGCAGCCGGAGACGGATCATTGCGCCTCGGGCCACATGCCTCCCGAGCAGTGTCCGACAAAGGAAGAACCGCGAACCGCGCCCGAACCAGAAATGGACCATTGCGCCATGGGTCCCCTCCCGCCGGAAAAGTGCTCTCCCACGGGAGGACCCGAGACAGTCCCGGAGATGGACGACGGCATGGTGGACAGGGATCATGGCTCGCACGGCGGAATGACCGACAAGTCCGTGCCAGGTGCAGCGCCGGAGGAAGCCGTTCCGGCGCGTGCATTCGACGGGCCGATCCACGCAGCCGATGCCATTTGGGGCAAGGAAGCGATGGAGCCGTCGCGCGAACAGCTCGCCCGCGAGAACGGTGGCATGATCACCGGCATGATCCTGATCGAAAGGCTGGAAGCGCGCATCGCGACCGATGGTGGCGAGGATGGCTACCTGTGGGACGCGCAAAGCTGGTATGGCGGCGACATCAATCGCTTCGTCCTCAAGACCGAGGGCGAGAGCGAATTTGGCGGCGGGCTGGAAGACGCCGAGATCCAGGCGCTCTACAGCCGCGCTATCGGGCCGTTCTTCGATTTGCAGGCCGGGGTGCGGTTCGATCCCGAACCCGACAGCCGAACATATCTCGTCGTCGGGTTCCAGGGCCTCGCGCCGTATATGTTCCACGTCGATGGCGCGCTGTTCCTGTCGGACCGGGGCGATCTAACCGCGCGGGCCGAGGCCGAATACGATCAGAAGATCACCCAGCGCCTGATCCTCCAGCCGCGCATTGAAACCGAGTTCGCGGCGCAGGACATTCCCGAGCGCGAGATTGGCGCAGGCATCACCAAAGTCGAGCCAGGTATACGACTGCGCTACGAGATCGTGCCGGAATTCGCACCCTACGTAGGTATCGAATACGAAGCCAAGCTCGGCGAAACCGCCGACATTGCGCGCAATGGGGGCAAGGATCCTGATGGCCTGAAAACTGTGATCGGGCTGCGAGCGTGGTTCTAG
- a CDS encoding copper resistance system multicopper oxidase has product MISVSRRNLIRSTAALAAFSALPMPAWARGQSAPHAKNGFGEVSGEDIELAIGNHHFTTGGRSGHAVAVNGTVPGPLLRLHEGQNVRLHVTNNLNEDSSIHWHGLLLPFQFDGVPGVSFPGIKPGETFTYEFPVRQNGTYWWHSHSGLQEQAGHYGPIIIESAEPDPRYNRDYVVLLSEFTPMHPHEIMRKLKVGEHYFQRQMQTATEGDMSGEMRRMWGEMRMNPRDISDVTGSTYTFLINGHGPQDDLQLAFNPGERVRLRVINGSAMTFFNMRIPGVPMTVIQADGQDVDEVQVDEFQIGVAETYDVVVTPPDGSHAIVAEAMDRSGMGIASLTSHKGHRATPPPLREIPTLTMVNMGMMDHSAHGSGMEGMSGTDLSMRDKSLVPHDVEVGPGVDMIAPMPMDRMDFPGLGLDEVGHRVLRYTDLKAKRMKPHRMAEREMEIHLTGNMERYMWSFDGKKFTAVTDDPVRFGFDERVRVKLVNQTMMAHPIHMHGHFFELVNGADHMHQPLKHTVIVQPGGTATFDLTANEPGDWAFHCHLLYHMHAGMMQVVTVRPFPAGDSA; this is encoded by the coding sequence ATGATCTCGGTTTCTCGTCGAAATTTGATCCGTAGCACCGCCGCGCTCGCTGCATTCAGTGCTCTGCCAATGCCGGCATGGGCGCGCGGACAATCGGCTCCTCATGCGAAGAACGGCTTTGGTGAAGTGTCGGGCGAGGACATCGAGCTCGCCATAGGCAACCACCACTTCACCACCGGCGGGCGCTCGGGTCATGCAGTGGCAGTCAACGGCACTGTGCCCGGCCCGCTGCTGCGGCTGCACGAGGGGCAGAACGTGCGGCTGCACGTCACCAACAATCTCAACGAAGACAGCTCGATCCACTGGCACGGCCTTTTGCTACCGTTCCAGTTCGACGGTGTGCCTGGCGTCAGTTTTCCCGGGATCAAGCCGGGCGAGACATTCACCTACGAGTTCCCGGTGCGGCAGAACGGCACCTACTGGTGGCACTCACACTCCGGCTTGCAGGAGCAGGCGGGTCACTACGGACCGATCATCATCGAGAGCGCAGAACCGGACCCGCGCTACAATCGCGATTACGTGGTTCTGCTGTCCGAGTTCACCCCGATGCACCCGCACGAGATTATGCGCAAATTGAAGGTCGGCGAGCACTATTTTCAGCGCCAGATGCAGACCGCGACCGAGGGCGATATGTCGGGCGAAATGCGACGCATGTGGGGCGAGATGCGGATGAACCCGCGCGACATCTCCGACGTAACCGGCAGCACCTACACCTTCCTCATCAACGGCCACGGCCCGCAGGATGACCTGCAACTGGCGTTCAACCCCGGCGAGCGCGTGCGCCTGCGAGTCATCAACGGGTCGGCGATGACCTTCTTTAACATGCGCATCCCGGGCGTGCCGATGACCGTGATCCAAGCCGACGGGCAGGACGTTGACGAAGTGCAGGTTGACGAATTTCAGATCGGCGTCGCGGAAACCTACGATGTGGTCGTAACCCCACCTGATGGCAGCCATGCGATCGTCGCCGAGGCGATGGATCGCAGCGGTATGGGAATCGCCAGCCTGACGAGCCACAAGGGCCACCGCGCCACCCCGCCGCCCCTGCGCGAGATCCCGACCCTGACCATGGTCAATATGGGCATGATGGACCACTCTGCGCATGGGAGCGGCATGGAAGGCATGAGCGGCACGGACCTCTCGATGCGCGACAAGTCGCTCGTGCCGCACGACGTCGAAGTTGGGCCGGGCGTCGATATGATCGCGCCGATGCCGATGGACCGGATGGATTTCCCTGGCCTCGGCCTCGACGAGGTGGGCCACCGCGTCCTGCGCTACACCGACCTCAAGGCCAAGCGAATGAAGCCGCACCGGATGGCCGAGCGCGAGATGGAGATCCACCTCACCGGCAATATGGAACGGTATATGTGGTCGTTCGACGGCAAGAAGTTCACTGCCGTCACTGACGACCCGGTCCGGTTCGGTTTCGATGAGCGCGTGCGCGTCAAGTTGGTCAATCAGACCATGATGGCACACCCGATCCACATGCACGGCCATTTCTTCGAGCTGGTCAATGGCGCGGACCACATGCACCAGCCGCTGAAGCACACGGTGATCGTTCAACCGGGCGGCACCGCGACCTTCGACCTGACCGCGAACGAGCCGGGCGACTGGGCCTTTCACTGCCACCTGCTCTATCACATGCATGCTGGCATGATGCAGGTGGTGACCGTGCGACCCTTCCCTGCGGGAGACAGCGCATGA
- a CDS encoding metal-sensitive transcriptional regulator, whose protein sequence is MANAKTAKINRLNRIEGQVRGVAQMIENDRYCIDILHQIQAIRSALGKVETQVLKDHAACCVAEAIASGDEAEQREKFEELVTLFEKAKR, encoded by the coding sequence ATGGCAAACGCGAAGACCGCAAAGATCAATCGGCTCAACCGGATAGAGGGTCAGGTGCGCGGTGTGGCGCAGATGATCGAGAACGATCGCTACTGCATCGACATCCTGCACCAAATCCAGGCGATCCGGTCAGCGCTTGGCAAGGTCGAGACGCAGGTCCTGAAGGATCACGCAGCCTGCTGCGTGGCCGAAGCCATCGCAAGCGGCGACGAGGCCGAACAGCGCGAGAAGTTCGAGGAGCTGGTGACGCTGTTCGAGAAGGCCAAACGATAG
- a CDS encoding DUF411 domain-containing protein, producing MLLLLRSAIARRSLAGSLFLSTALAACAAQAASFTMYRDAHCGCCLAWAEHVKATNEHEVQSVEHPDMASVKAENGVPGDLQSCHTAIVEGYVIEGHVPVADVERLLAERPTGVKGLAVAGMPMGSPGMEHGNHHQAFQVVAFGLDGRSVWASYPASH from the coding sequence ATGCTTTTGCTACTTCGTTCCGCCATTGCTCGCCGCAGCCTGGCCGGCTCGCTCTTTTTGAGCACAGCGCTGGCGGCCTGCGCCGCGCAAGCTGCCAGCTTCACCATGTATCGCGATGCGCATTGCGGTTGCTGCCTCGCATGGGCAGAGCATGTTAAGGCGACCAACGAGCACGAAGTGCAATCGGTCGAGCATCCCGACATGGCGTCGGTGAAGGCCGAGAACGGAGTGCCGGGCGATCTGCAATCGTGCCACACAGCGATCGTCGAAGGCTACGTGATCGAAGGCCATGTGCCCGTCGCCGATGTCGAGCGGCTGCTCGCCGAACGTCCGACAGGCGTGAAGGGTCTCGCAGTCGCCGGGATGCCGATGGGCTCGCCGGGAATGGAGCACGGCAACCATCACCAGGCGTTCCAGGTCGTCGCCTTCGGTCTCGATGGCCGCAGCGTCTGGGCCAGCTACCCCGCGAGCCACTGA
- a CDS encoding glutaredoxin: MSTSKATVYRMVMPDHLCPYGLKTVDLLKREGFEVEDHHLTSREETDAFKQKHGVETTPQTFINGRRIGGYDDLREHFGKSRSQPKEGETSYQPVIAIFGVAFLLGLAISWYVFDTIFTVQAIEWFVSLSMALLAIQKLQDVRSFSTMFLNYDLLARRWVPYGFVYPFGEGLAGVLMAAHALPIISVPVSLFIGTVGAVSVFKAVYIDKRDLKCACVGGDSNVPLGFVSLTENLFMIGMGLWMGAKSLGWIAM; this comes from the coding sequence ATGAGCACCAGCAAAGCCACCGTCTACCGGATGGTCATGCCTGACCATCTGTGTCCCTACGGTCTCAAGACCGTCGACTTGCTGAAGCGCGAAGGGTTTGAGGTCGAGGATCATCACCTGACCTCGCGCGAAGAGACCGATGCTTTCAAGCAGAAGCACGGCGTCGAAACCACGCCCCAGACCTTCATCAATGGCAGGCGGATCGGTGGCTACGATGACCTTCGCGAGCATTTCGGGAAATCGCGCAGCCAGCCCAAGGAAGGTGAGACGAGCTACCAGCCGGTCATCGCGATCTTCGGCGTGGCGTTCCTGCTCGGTCTGGCGATCAGCTGGTATGTGTTCGACACCATCTTCACGGTCCAGGCGATCGAGTGGTTCGTCAGCCTGTCGATGGCCTTGCTGGCGATCCAGAAATTGCAGGACGTGCGCAGTTTCTCGACAATGTTCCTGAACTACGACCTGCTCGCGCGACGCTGGGTGCCCTACGGCTTCGTTTATCCGTTCGGCGAGGGGCTCGCCGGGGTTCTGATGGCCGCCCATGCCTTACCGATTATCTCGGTCCCGGTGTCGCTGTTCATCGGCACGGTCGGCGCGGTCAGCGTTTTCAAGGCCGTCTACATCGACAAGCGCGACCTCAAGTGCGCCTGCGTCGGCGGCGACAGCAACGTGCCGCTGGGCTTCGTGTCGCTGACCGAGAACCTGTTCATGATCGGCATGGGCCTGTGGATGGGTGCCAAGTCGCTCGGTTGGATCGCGATGTGA
- a CDS encoding DUF305 domain-containing protein: MADANTPSTEQAHQSKWPTFAAMIATSIVTMFVLKYSNVYEPGHIWFSQTRMWMAMMMGMAMIVIMLGFMWGMYRTLLTKVLVMVGAVLGFALFLFLARSQATVDDQAYMKAMIPHHSIAVLTSRRAQISDPRVRELADAIIKAQVKEIAQMELLLEDIEANGEMGDETPLPPRTAVLTPKLQAEAEAAIGREMTPEMREELDSSR; this comes from the coding sequence ATGGCAGACGCGAACACGCCCTCGACCGAACAGGCTCACCAGAGCAAATGGCCAACCTTCGCGGCGATGATCGCGACATCGATCGTCACGATGTTCGTGCTCAAATACTCAAATGTCTACGAGCCCGGGCATATCTGGTTCAGCCAGACCCGCATGTGGATGGCCATGATGATGGGCATGGCGATGATCGTCATCATGCTCGGCTTCATGTGGGGCATGTATCGCACGTTGCTGACGAAGGTGCTGGTGATGGTCGGCGCGGTGCTGGGCTTCGCGTTGTTCCTGTTTCTCGCCCGCAGCCAGGCAACGGTGGACGACCAAGCCTACATGAAGGCGATGATCCCGCACCACTCGATTGCGGTGCTGACCAGTCGGCGCGCGCAGATCTCGGACCCGCGCGTTCGCGAACTGGCCGATGCGATCATCAAGGCTCAGGTGAAGGAAATCGCGCAGATGGAGCTGTTGCTCGAAGACATCGAAGCGAACGGGGAGATGGGCGACGAAACGCCCCTGCCGCCACGCACCGCGGTTCTAACTCCAAAGCTGCAAGCCGAAGCGGAGGCCGCTATCGGCCGCGAAATGACGCCGGAGATGCGCGAGGAGCTCGACTCCTCGCGCTGA
- a CDS encoding recombinase family protein, which yields MSIVGYARVSSSSQNLDLQLEQLADAGCEKVFSEKVTGTTRNDRQALAACLDWVREGDTLVVTRLDRLARSGRDLHDIIAQLSAKQVGFRCVQQGAVDTTTSMGKLILGILGAVAEFETDIRKERQREGIQRAKAAGIYKGRKRTVDAEQVRSLHDQGFGATNIATKLGIARASVYRALKDEPVTAT from the coding sequence ATGAGCATTGTCGGATACGCGCGCGTCAGCAGCAGCTCCCAGAACCTCGACCTCCAGCTTGAGCAACTCGCCGACGCGGGGTGTGAAAAGGTCTTCTCGGAGAAGGTCACAGGAACGACGCGCAACGACCGCCAAGCGCTCGCCGCGTGTCTCGATTGGGTGCGCGAGGGTGATACGCTGGTGGTCACGCGCCTGGACCGCCTCGCTCGATCTGGTCGCGATCTTCACGACATCATTGCCCAGCTGTCAGCCAAGCAGGTGGGTTTTCGGTGCGTGCAGCAGGGAGCGGTCGATACTACTACCAGTATGGGGAAGCTGATCCTCGGCATCCTCGGTGCGGTCGCCGAGTTTGAAACCGACATCCGCAAGGAACGTCAGCGCGAAGGTATCCAGCGCGCCAAGGCTGCTGGTATCTACAAGGGGCGGAAACGCACCGTGGACGCCGAGCAGGTGCGTTCTCTGCACGATCAGGGGTTCGGGGCGACCAACATAGCAACGAAGCTGGGGATCGCACGAGCGAGCGTGTATCGCGCGCTGAAAGACGAACCTGTCACCGCGACATAG
- a CDS encoding excalibur calcium-binding domain-containing protein, giving the protein MMYMDTPKLHSLCLAAALVCSAPAVAQVHVGQAVAVDGDSLEIGGVRFRLFGVDALEARQTCNRRNQIWECGQEAAAVLRGMLEEKPVSCDQKDIDQYGRVVAVCTANGRDLAQEMVRMGLAVALPEFTTDYVEWEDLARQRGLGIWSAEFEQPSEFRARDAESIREKRAMLEEARRREAARQEVSRGERGGAANVYYRNCAEARAAGAAPIYRGQPGYRPEMDGDSDGIACEPYRGRR; this is encoded by the coding sequence ATGATGTATATGGACACACCGAAGCTGCATTCCCTGTGTCTTGCCGCTGCGCTGGTCTGCAGCGCACCTGCAGTGGCGCAAGTTCACGTCGGCCAAGCTGTTGCTGTCGATGGCGACTCTCTCGAGATCGGCGGTGTGCGGTTTCGCCTATTCGGGGTTGATGCCTTGGAGGCGCGCCAGACTTGCAATCGCCGTAACCAGATTTGGGAATGCGGGCAGGAGGCAGCGGCTGTCTTGCGCGGTATGCTCGAAGAAAAGCCGGTCAGCTGCGACCAGAAGGACATAGACCAGTATGGCCGCGTCGTTGCTGTGTGCACCGCGAACGGTCGCGATCTTGCGCAGGAGATGGTGCGCATGGGTCTAGCTGTGGCTCTGCCTGAATTTACCACCGACTATGTGGAGTGGGAAGATCTGGCGCGGCAGCGCGGCCTGGGCATATGGAGCGCGGAGTTCGAGCAGCCGTCTGAATTTCGTGCCCGCGATGCCGAAAGCATTCGCGAAAAGCGTGCTATGCTCGAAGAAGCGAGGCGTCGAGAGGCTGCGCGGCAGGAAGTAAGCCGAGGAGAGCGCGGCGGTGCTGCAAATGTATACTATCGCAACTGCGCTGAAGCACGAGCAGCCGGCGCAGCGCCTATTTATCGGGGGCAACCAGGTTACCGGCCAGAAATGGATGGTGATAGTGATGGAATTGCATGCGAGCCCTATCGAGGGAGACGGTAG
- a CDS encoding DUF6961 family protein, translating to MRITREQEIWAMALWVDREHGEDAEEFIAEKVLQFEHRGETGGKDLWMQVARRYVELRDALTAEPN from the coding sequence GTGAGGATTACCCGTGAGCAGGAGATCTGGGCCATGGCGCTCTGGGTCGATCGCGAGCACGGTGAAGACGCCGAGGAGTTTATTGCGGAGAAGGTGCTGCAATTCGAGCATCGCGGCGAGACTGGTGGCAAGGACCTCTGGATGCAGGTGGCCCGGCGGTATGTCGAGCTTAGGGATGCGCTAACCGCCGAGCCAAACTGA
- a CDS encoding tyrosine-type recombinase/integrase translates to MTTPVDQVSISDAAKLWIARCELEQLERATLHSYRGHVKNHIEPKIGYLLLNQLSAVDVRDFLDAMLRDSTRAMAKKCLTTLRSIISAAQERGLVQHNVARDVKLRRTERHDPDRVFPTKDEIKALIANAPPKHQPLIMTALLTGMRMSELRGLTWDAIDFNRSIITIRKRADRYCDMGNTKSKSGRRDIPMGPGLANVLKAWKVACPNGDLELVFPNGVGNVETHSNIYNRIFKPLMLKSGIVDGEGAPRFSLHAMRHAAASLFIEQGWPPKKIQTMLGHSSITMTYDVYGHLFHDPAKDVDLMGEMERGLLAA, encoded by the coding sequence ATGACTACCCCCGTAGACCAAGTCTCCATCAGCGATGCAGCCAAACTCTGGATCGCTCGGTGCGAACTCGAACAGCTCGAACGCGCTACGCTCCATTCCTATCGTGGCCATGTGAAGAACCACATTGAGCCGAAGATTGGTTATCTGCTGCTCAATCAGCTCTCGGCCGTAGACGTTCGTGATTTTCTCGACGCAATGCTTCGCGACAGCACGCGCGCAATGGCGAAGAAGTGCCTGACCACGCTTCGGTCGATCATCAGCGCAGCGCAGGAGCGCGGCTTGGTTCAGCACAACGTCGCACGCGACGTAAAGCTGCGCCGCACCGAGAGACATGACCCAGATCGCGTCTTTCCGACCAAGGACGAGATCAAGGCGCTGATTGCAAACGCACCGCCCAAGCACCAGCCGCTCATCATGACGGCGCTCCTAACTGGCATGCGTATGTCAGAGCTGCGAGGGCTGACCTGGGACGCGATTGACTTCAATCGGAGCATCATTACCATCAGGAAGCGCGCCGATCGCTATTGCGACATGGGTAACACTAAGAGCAAGTCGGGCCGGCGTGATATCCCGATGGGGCCAGGGCTCGCGAACGTGCTAAAGGCTTGGAAGGTCGCGTGCCCAAATGGTGATCTCGAACTGGTGTTCCCGAATGGCGTCGGCAATGTCGAGACTCACTCGAACATATACAATCGCATTTTCAAACCGCTGATGCTCAAGAGCGGCATCGTGGATGGGGAGGGCGCTCCGAGGTTTTCACTGCACGCTATGCGTCATGCGGCAGCATCGCTGTTCATTGAGCAAGGTTGGCCTCCGAAAAAGATCCAGACCATGCTGGGGCATTCTTCGATCACGATGACCTATGACGTCTACGGCCACCTGTTTCATGATCCGGCGAAGGATGTGGATCTTATGGGTGAGATGGAGCGGGGGTTGCTGGCTGCATGA
- a CDS encoding KAP family NTPase, whose amino-acid sequence MSAQISNQDNAILDQIWEGDVFDRKREATDLVAYIESLGKRPSLREDKRAYTITVDAPYGFGKTFFLRRLSKHLGVKHPVAFVDAWADDLADEPLTALAATLQEALEPFMAEPEVRRRLSDFMSKAGKVAKIGGVGLFRRGLGFFVGHQAVDAMSDVFDDADPDKQDEIKKAIAKASDEIAEETQDALAEITGHSLMERRVEEFREGKEAIAAMKLSLEGVVGAFSQTGKEAPIVIVIDELDRCRPTYAIKLLEEIKHLFDVPGLVFVMAMHATQLSHSVSAAYGAKFDGQSYLRRFIDRKYTLAEPSLDPLVKNLLDLYGITTIKFEYPEITILGEAPLDVSFAEVLSEYMRVYDLGARDTFVLVDMLQTCVALCQGHTLSIPYLIPLAIGQIKGAASGELPEPIKTSDWRYIPNWSRQNQDSTTFTLPGFAEEIKNELGKGWQYYQEISEQGHLSYAQRLGSRDCQVIGNGALVWTPSGFPRLLQAVTRFESPQVAHEPEG is encoded by the coding sequence ATGTCCGCTCAGATTTCAAACCAAGACAACGCCATTTTAGACCAAATTTGGGAAGGTGACGTTTTCGATCGAAAGCGCGAAGCAACCGACCTAGTAGCTTACATTGAAAGCCTTGGAAAACGACCCTCTCTACGCGAAGACAAGCGCGCATACACGATTACCGTGGATGCACCGTATGGTTTCGGAAAAACTTTCTTTCTTCGACGTCTCTCAAAGCATTTGGGAGTCAAACATCCGGTAGCATTCGTTGATGCTTGGGCCGATGACTTGGCCGATGAACCATTAACCGCACTAGCTGCTACACTTCAAGAAGCGCTCGAACCCTTCATGGCGGAGCCCGAAGTCAGACGCCGTCTGAGTGATTTCATGTCGAAAGCCGGAAAGGTGGCGAAAATTGGCGGTGTTGGCCTCTTTCGCAGAGGGCTTGGGTTCTTCGTAGGGCATCAGGCTGTGGATGCAATGAGCGATGTCTTCGATGATGCGGATCCGGACAAACAGGACGAAATCAAGAAAGCCATTGCGAAAGCTTCGGATGAGATTGCTGAGGAGACTCAAGATGCTCTCGCAGAAATAACGGGCCATTCGCTGATGGAGCGGCGGGTGGAGGAGTTTCGCGAAGGCAAGGAAGCTATTGCGGCGATGAAATTGAGTTTGGAGGGCGTTGTCGGGGCATTTTCTCAGACTGGCAAAGAAGCGCCGATCGTCATTGTGATAGACGAGCTTGATCGGTGCAGGCCAACCTATGCGATCAAGTTGCTGGAGGAAATCAAACATTTGTTTGACGTTCCAGGCTTAGTTTTTGTCATGGCTATGCACGCTACTCAGCTATCACATTCAGTTAGCGCGGCATACGGAGCTAAGTTCGACGGTCAATCATATCTACGTAGGTTCATCGACAGAAAGTATACACTGGCAGAACCGTCACTCGATCCGTTAGTGAAAAACCTTTTGGATCTTTATGGTATAACCACCATTAAATTTGAATACCCAGAAATAACTATTCTGGGAGAGGCCCCACTCGACGTGAGTTTTGCAGAAGTTCTCAGTGAATACATGCGAGTATATGATTTAGGTGCTCGTGATACCTTCGTATTGGTTGACATGCTTCAAACGTGTGTTGCGCTCTGCCAAGGGCATACGCTTTCAATACCTTACCTAATCCCACTAGCTATTGGACAAATTAAGGGTGCTGCGAGCGGAGAATTGCCAGAGCCTATAAAGACATCAGACTGGCGATACATACCCAACTGGTCTAGGCAAAATCAAGATTCAACCACGTTCACGCTACCTGGATTTGCCGAAGAGATAAAAAATGAACTTGGGAAGGGCTGGCAATACTATCAGGAAATCAGTGAACAAGGTCACCTTTCCTATGCGCAAAGGTTGGGTTCGCGGGATTGTCAGGTGATCGGCAATGGCGCGTTAGTTTGGACTCCCTCAGGTTTTCCAAGATTGCTGCAGGCGGTTACTAGATTTGAAAGCCCGCAGGTGGCTCATGAGCCAGAAGGCTAG
- a CDS encoding retron Ec67 family RNA-directed DNA polymerase/endonuclease, which translates to MSQLQKLKACNTLSDLARAIGYKPQSLGYFIHKFDDANKYTDFEIPKKSGGHRKISAPIPKLKAIQVRLAELLYDCIDEINLERGIENSVSHGFRRGKSIFTNADAHSGKRYVFNLDLEDFFPSINFGRVEGFFVKNANFQLKQPVALALAQLTCHKARLPQGAPTSPVISNLIGHILDMRLVKLAEKYGCTYTRYADDITFSTNKKTFPKQIAKSRICDENDWRIGRDLKKAIESCGFRVNAQKTRMQYFYSRQTVTGLNVNAKPNVSREYYKNVRAMCNQVITDGVAYRKITEVNADGEEVITKEPVKLDSIFGQIDHVFQAKTFGAHKPSFDDYTKPRGFLKTYQRLVFYDFCIGNDLPTIICEGRTDVVYLKSALKSLHKEYPALIQKEGGKFVFKVRFVNHYSRRARSLGIFDGADNLKSFVYKYEKLNKHIRAPRSGASTILLTDNDTGVMGKKKLFGTVAKFTGKPCDGLRDSYEIMPGLYLVPVPKVKATDEVAIESLFTPAFLGKPVKGKSLNYLTKPNPKTEFGKSYFADYVVKKEIASIDFKGFKPLLDAIVAVVT; encoded by the coding sequence TTGTCTCAGCTTCAAAAGTTAAAAGCGTGCAATACGCTTTCAGACCTTGCGCGTGCGATCGGCTATAAGCCCCAGTCGCTCGGCTATTTCATACATAAATTCGATGACGCCAACAAATACACGGATTTTGAGATCCCGAAGAAATCGGGCGGGCATCGAAAAATATCTGCGCCAATCCCAAAACTCAAAGCAATTCAGGTGAGACTGGCTGAGCTGCTCTACGACTGCATAGACGAGATTAATCTAGAGCGTGGTATCGAAAACAGCGTATCGCATGGCTTTCGACGCGGTAAGTCAATTTTCACGAACGCCGACGCGCATTCCGGCAAGCGTTATGTTTTCAATCTAGATCTGGAGGACTTCTTCCCAAGCATTAATTTTGGAAGGGTCGAGGGCTTTTTCGTCAAGAATGCCAACTTTCAATTGAAGCAGCCTGTCGCGCTCGCGCTGGCTCAGCTTACGTGTCACAAAGCGCGACTTCCTCAGGGTGCACCAACATCCCCGGTGATCTCGAACCTTATAGGTCACATTCTCGATATGCGGCTTGTTAAACTGGCCGAAAAATATGGCTGCACTTACACGCGCTATGCGGATGACATCACGTTCTCGACTAATAAAAAAACCTTTCCGAAGCAGATAGCGAAAAGTCGCATTTGCGATGAGAACGATTGGCGGATCGGACGAGACCTGAAAAAAGCCATTGAGAGCTGCGGCTTTCGAGTGAATGCTCAGAAGACTCGCATGCAATACTTTTACTCAAGGCAAACAGTCACAGGCTTAAATGTAAATGCCAAGCCAAATGTTAGTCGAGAATATTACAAAAATGTCCGTGCTATGTGCAACCAGGTCATCACTGATGGCGTAGCGTATCGAAAAATCACCGAAGTCAACGCGGACGGTGAGGAAGTGATAACGAAAGAACCGGTTAAGCTCGATTCAATTTTCGGCCAAATCGATCATGTGTTCCAGGCCAAAACCTTCGGGGCCCACAAGCCAAGTTTTGACGATTACACAAAGCCACGCGGTTTCCTGAAAACCTATCAGAGGCTAGTATTCTACGACTTCTGTATCGGTAACGATTTGCCCACGATCATATGCGAGGGGCGCACAGATGTTGTTTATCTGAAAAGCGCTTTGAAAAGCCTTCATAAGGAATATCCTGCCTTAATCCAAAAGGAAGGGGGCAAGTTTGTTTTCAAGGTAAGGTTCGTCAACCATTACAGCAGAAGAGCGCGTTCCCTTGGAATATTTGATGGTGCAGATAACTTAAAGAGCTTCGTCTACAAATATGAGAAGCTTAATAAACACATCAGGGCGCCGAGATCAGGGGCTAGCACCATTCTCCTAACCGATAACGACACTGGAGTGATGGGGAAGAAGAAGCTCTTTGGCACAGTAGCGAAGTTTACAGGCAAACCTTGTGATGGCCTACGCGACTCCTACGAAATTATGCCGGGTCTCTACCTAGTTCCGGTTCCGAAAGTGAAGGCAACAGATGAGGTGGCAATTGAATCTCTTTTCACTCCTGCCTTCTTGGGCAAACCGGTTAAGGGCAAGAGTCTCAACTACCTCACTAAGCCCAATCCTAAGACGGAGTTCGGAAAAAGTTATTTCGCCGACTACGTTGTGAAGAAGGAGATTGCGAGCATCGATTTCAAGGGTTTCAAACCCCTACTCGATGCAATCGTTGCAGTCGTCACGTAG